In Streptomyces alboniger, the following are encoded in one genomic region:
- a CDS encoding (2Fe-2S)-binding protein — translation MAPSTSSALTLNINGEKHTLTVDHRTTLLDALRERLDLTGTKKGCDQGQCGACTVLMDGRRAVSCLQLAVAAEGREITTIEGVADGDRLHPVQQAFLDLDGLQCGYCTPGQICSALGVIEEHAAGWPSAATTDVRPEAGVPELTAEEIRERMSGNLCRCGAYVSIVQAVAEAARAEKESA, via the coding sequence ATGGCCCCATCGACGTCCAGTGCCCTCACCCTCAACATCAACGGCGAGAAGCACACACTGACCGTCGACCACCGCACCACCCTGCTCGACGCGCTGCGCGAGCGGCTCGACCTCACCGGCACCAAGAAGGGCTGCGACCAGGGCCAGTGCGGCGCCTGCACGGTGCTGATGGACGGCCGCCGCGCCGTGTCCTGTCTGCAACTCGCGGTCGCCGCCGAGGGGCGCGAGATCACCACCATCGAGGGCGTCGCCGACGGCGACCGGCTGCACCCCGTGCAGCAGGCGTTCCTCGACCTCGACGGCCTCCAGTGCGGCTACTGCACACCCGGCCAGATCTGTTCCGCCCTCGGCGTGATCGAGGAGCACGCGGCGGGCTGGCCGAGCGCCGCCACCACCGACGTGCGGCCCGAAGCGGGCGTGCCCGAACTCACCGCGGAGGAGATCCGCGAGCGGATGAGCGGAAACCTCTGCCGCTGCGGCGCGTACGTGTCGATCGTGCAGGCCGTCGCGGAGGCGGCCCGCGCCGAGAAGGAGAGCGCATGA
- a CDS encoding FAD-dependent oxidoreductase translates to MAVTPRTGPLPGRPESYWMDTSDPTSYPPLAQDIEVDVAVVGGGIAGLSTAWEVARTGRTVAVLEADRIAAGVTGYTTAKLSSLHTLVYERLRRTRGPEAAHLYARSQQEAVEHVAAVCAEIGADCQLERAPAYTYTTRADGTDELRAEADAAREAGLPAQYTEVTDLPFAVAGAVRVEDQAQFHPRAYLLALAEDLRTRGGVIHERTRVTGLREGSPCRVTAESGHTVTAKAVVVATHYPVFDRALLFARLSANRELVVAAPLAPGQDPGGMYITQEGGKRSVRTAPYGDDGGRLLIVTGEGFTPGTGDAAAGFRALDAWMREHFDVAETAYRWAAQDNSVTDGVPMVGPFHPGARHTYVATGFGGWGMSGGVMAGSLLARLIGGQKSPWADLYDPRRLLSTVREAPALLSQQAEVAKHFVGDRLRTHVDSVDEIPAGSGAVVRIEGRRCAVHRDESGALHAVSARCTHLGCLVAFNEAETTWECPCHGSRFGTDGEVLQGPATSPLERRELPGS, encoded by the coding sequence GGCCACTGCCGGGCCGGCCCGAGTCGTACTGGATGGACACCAGCGACCCGACGTCGTACCCACCCCTGGCACAGGACATCGAGGTGGACGTCGCCGTGGTGGGCGGCGGCATCGCGGGGCTCAGCACGGCGTGGGAGGTGGCCCGCACCGGGCGGACGGTCGCCGTCCTGGAAGCCGACCGCATCGCCGCGGGCGTGACGGGCTACACCACCGCCAAGCTGTCCTCCCTGCACACCCTCGTGTACGAGCGGCTGCGCCGCACCCGCGGCCCGGAGGCCGCCCACCTGTACGCGCGGTCCCAGCAGGAGGCGGTGGAGCACGTGGCGGCCGTGTGCGCCGAGATCGGCGCCGACTGCCAACTGGAGCGCGCGCCCGCCTACACGTACACCACCCGCGCGGACGGCACCGACGAACTGCGCGCGGAGGCCGACGCGGCCCGCGAGGCCGGTCTGCCCGCGCAGTACACGGAGGTCACCGATCTGCCCTTCGCGGTGGCGGGCGCGGTACGCGTCGAGGACCAGGCGCAGTTCCATCCCCGCGCCTATCTGCTGGCGCTCGCCGAGGACCTCCGGACGCGGGGCGGTGTCATTCACGAGCGAACCCGGGTGACCGGCCTGCGCGAGGGATCCCCGTGCAGGGTGACCGCGGAGTCCGGGCACACGGTCACCGCGAAGGCCGTCGTCGTCGCCACCCACTACCCCGTCTTCGACCGCGCCCTGCTCTTCGCCAGGCTGTCGGCCAACCGTGAACTCGTCGTCGCCGCACCGCTGGCCCCCGGGCAGGACCCCGGCGGCATGTACATCACACAAGAGGGGGGCAAGCGCTCGGTGCGCACCGCGCCGTACGGGGACGACGGCGGGCGTCTCCTCATCGTGACGGGCGAGGGGTTCACCCCCGGCACGGGCGACGCCGCCGCCGGATTCCGGGCACTGGACGCGTGGATGCGGGAGCACTTCGACGTCGCGGAGACGGCCTACCGGTGGGCTGCCCAGGACAACTCCGTGACCGACGGCGTCCCCATGGTCGGACCCTTCCATCCCGGGGCCCGCCACACCTATGTGGCCACGGGGTTCGGCGGCTGGGGCATGAGCGGCGGCGTCATGGCCGGGAGCCTGCTCGCCCGGCTGATCGGCGGACAGAAGTCCCCGTGGGCCGACCTGTACGACCCGCGCCGGCTGCTCAGCACCGTGCGCGAGGCTCCGGCCCTGCTGAGCCAGCAGGCCGAGGTCGCCAAGCACTTCGTCGGGGACCGGCTGCGCACCCACGTCGACTCGGTGGACGAGATCCCGGCAGGCTCGGGTGCGGTGGTGCGGATCGAGGGGCGTCGCTGCGCGGTGCACCGCGACGAGAGCGGCGCGCTCCACGCCGTCTCCGCCCGCTGCACGCACCTGGGGTGCCTGGTCGCCTTCAACGAGGCGGAGACCACGTGGGAATGCCCGTGCCACGGCTCGCGCTTCGGCACCGACGGGGAGGTTCTTCAGGGGCCGGCGACCTCTCCCCTGGAGCGGCGGGAGTTGCCCGGCTCGTAA
- a CDS encoding XdhC family protein, giving the protein MLDIADDLNRWVQEGRDFAVATVVHVGGSAPRGPGAALAVDGEGTAIGSVSGGCVEGAVYDLCVQALHTGEVTVERFGYSDEDAFAVGLTCGGVIEVLVAPVAADAPDRALLATALAAAARGEPAALARITAGPADLLGKAIVVHGDGTTEGSLGGHPELDRTAAGESRALLAAGRTGEFVVSERGSRCGSALTFLVESSVPPPRMIVFGAIDFAAALVRAGKFLGYHVTVCDARPVFATPVRFPEADDIVVEWPHRYLERTATDSRTALCVLTHDARFDVPLLAAALRLPVAFVGAMGSRRTYEDRDRRLRDIGVTEDELARLHSPIGLDLGARTPEETALSIAAEIVAVRQGGTGLPLTGSRTPIHHEPPASRLQRVASS; this is encoded by the coding sequence GTGCTTGACATCGCCGACGACCTGAACCGATGGGTCCAGGAGGGCCGGGACTTCGCGGTCGCCACCGTCGTGCACGTCGGCGGCAGCGCACCGCGCGGTCCCGGCGCGGCCCTCGCCGTCGACGGTGAGGGCACGGCCATCGGCTCGGTCTCCGGCGGCTGCGTGGAAGGGGCGGTGTACGACCTGTGCGTCCAGGCCCTCCACACGGGCGAGGTGACGGTCGAGCGGTTCGGGTACAGCGACGAGGACGCCTTCGCGGTCGGCCTGACCTGCGGCGGTGTCATCGAGGTGCTGGTCGCCCCGGTGGCCGCGGACGCGCCGGACAGGGCGCTGCTCGCCACCGCCCTCGCGGCCGCCGCCCGCGGTGAGCCGGCCGCGCTCGCCCGGATCACCGCGGGCCCCGCCGACCTGCTCGGCAAGGCGATCGTCGTGCACGGCGACGGCACGACCGAGGGGAGCCTCGGCGGGCATCCGGAGCTGGACCGCACGGCGGCGGGGGAGAGCCGCGCCCTGTTGGCGGCGGGCCGCACCGGTGAGTTCGTCGTCTCGGAGCGCGGGTCGCGCTGCGGGAGCGCCCTGACGTTCCTCGTCGAGTCGAGCGTGCCACCGCCCCGCATGATCGTGTTCGGGGCCATCGACTTCGCCGCGGCCCTGGTCCGCGCCGGGAAGTTCCTCGGCTACCACGTCACGGTCTGCGACGCCCGCCCGGTCTTCGCGACGCCGGTCCGCTTCCCCGAGGCGGACGACATCGTGGTCGAGTGGCCGCACCGCTACCTGGAGCGCACCGCCACGGACAGCCGCACGGCCCTGTGCGTGCTCACCCACGACGCCAGGTTCGACGTGCCGCTGCTCGCCGCGGCGCTGCGGCTGCCCGTCGCGTTCGTCGGCGCGATGGGGTCCCGCCGCACCTACGAGGACCGCGACCGCAGGCTCCGCGACATCGGGGTCACCGAGGACGAACTGGCCCGGCTGCACTCGCCGATCGGCCTCGACCTCGGCGCTCGTACGCCCGAGGAGACCGCCCTGTCGATCGCGGCGGAGATCGTCGCGGTCAGACAGGGCGGCACGGGCCTGCCGCTCACCGGCTCACGGACGCCGATTCACCACGAGCCGCCCGCGAGCCGCCTTCAGCGGGTGGCCAGCTCGTAG
- a CDS encoding xanthine dehydrogenase family protein molybdopterin-binding subunit, producing the protein MTTTTGPTAVTGSVGVAHTRVEGRDKVTGAARYAAEIPFTDLAHGWLVLSTIARGRVTSVEAEPALAMPGVLTVLHHGNAPRIDVDYQGLLGSPDPVVGVFQHDRVPFVGWPVALVVAETSEQAREAAETLVVHYAQEPHDIAFSAGHPGSYTPEADGMHTEKGDLEAQLAASAHVVDAEYTTPEEHHSPLEPHAATARWDNGRLEVVDSNQGSSWIADELTKVFSLDPGSVRVRSEHVGGAFGSKGLRVPQVLAAMAATVLDRPVRVVLTRRQMFSLVGYRSPTVQHVRLGADPDGRLRALDHQGLNLSSTVHEFVEPSAGFGRPMYDADAHRTHTRVVRLDVPTPTWMRAPGEAPGSFALECALDELAEKCGVDPIALRARNEPDVGPVSGLPFSSRNLVACFEEGARRFGWADRDPRPRVRREGRWLLGTGMAAATFPVLVGPATAGLTAEADGTFTVRIAAADVGTGARTALALIAADALEVAPERIRVRVADSDFGFAMIAGGSMGTRSWGWAVMAAARELREKLVPGGDIPAEGVTAKADTGALLGTLAQKERHSYGAQFAEVAVDVATGEVRVRRMLGIFAAGRIINPLTARSQLTGGMIWGLSMALHEEAVRDQATGAPVGPDLAGYHVAAHADVPHIEADWVDDPDPDDPVGIKGIGEIGIVGAAAAIANAVWHATGVRHRNLPIRPDRVIEDGVTEGRVTATGGGSA; encoded by the coding sequence ATGACCACGACCACCGGCCCCACCGCGGTGACGGGCTCCGTCGGCGTCGCGCACACCCGCGTCGAAGGCCGTGACAAGGTCACCGGCGCCGCGCGCTACGCCGCCGAGATCCCCTTCACCGACCTCGCCCACGGCTGGCTCGTGCTCTCCACGATCGCCCGCGGCCGCGTCACCTCCGTCGAGGCCGAACCCGCCCTCGCGATGCCCGGCGTCCTGACCGTGCTGCACCACGGGAACGCGCCGCGAATCGACGTGGACTACCAGGGGCTCCTGGGCTCCCCCGACCCGGTCGTCGGGGTCTTCCAGCACGACCGGGTGCCCTTCGTGGGCTGGCCCGTGGCGCTCGTCGTCGCGGAGACGTCCGAGCAGGCCAGGGAGGCCGCCGAGACCCTGGTGGTCCACTACGCCCAGGAGCCGCACGACATCGCGTTCTCCGCGGGACACCCCGGCAGCTACACGCCCGAGGCCGACGGCATGCACACGGAGAAGGGCGACCTGGAGGCCCAACTCGCCGCCAGCGCCCACGTCGTGGACGCCGAGTACACCACGCCCGAAGAGCACCACAGCCCGCTGGAACCGCACGCGGCGACCGCGCGCTGGGACAACGGCCGTCTTGAGGTCGTCGACTCCAACCAGGGCAGCAGCTGGATCGCCGACGAGCTGACGAAGGTGTTCTCCCTCGACCCCGGCTCGGTGCGGGTCCGCTCCGAGCACGTCGGCGGGGCCTTCGGCTCCAAGGGGCTGCGGGTCCCCCAGGTCCTCGCCGCGATGGCGGCGACCGTGCTCGACCGCCCCGTCCGGGTCGTGCTGACCCGCCGCCAGATGTTCTCCCTCGTCGGCTACCGCAGCCCCACCGTGCAGCACGTCCGGCTCGGCGCGGACCCCGACGGGCGGTTGCGCGCACTCGACCACCAAGGGCTGAACCTCAGCTCGACCGTCCATGAATTCGTCGAGCCGAGCGCCGGGTTCGGGCGCCCGATGTACGACGCCGACGCGCACCGCACCCACACCCGCGTCGTGCGCCTCGACGTGCCGACGCCGACGTGGATGCGCGCCCCCGGCGAGGCCCCGGGGTCCTTCGCGCTGGAGTGCGCGCTCGACGAACTGGCCGAGAAGTGCGGTGTGGACCCCATCGCGCTGCGGGCCCGTAACGAACCGGACGTCGGACCCGTCTCCGGGCTGCCGTTCAGCAGCCGCAACCTCGTGGCCTGTTTCGAGGAGGGGGCCCGCAGGTTCGGCTGGGCGGACCGCGACCCGCGCCCCCGCGTGCGCCGCGAGGGACGCTGGCTGCTCGGCACCGGCATGGCCGCCGCGACCTTCCCGGTGCTCGTCGGCCCGGCCACGGCGGGCCTGACGGCCGAGGCGGACGGGACGTTCACCGTCCGCATCGCCGCAGCGGACGTCGGCACCGGCGCGCGGACCGCGCTCGCGCTGATCGCGGCCGACGCCCTGGAGGTGGCGCCCGAGCGGATCCGGGTCCGCGTCGCCGACAGCGACTTCGGCTTCGCGATGATCGCGGGCGGTTCGATGGGCACCCGGTCCTGGGGCTGGGCCGTCATGGCCGCCGCGCGCGAACTGCGGGAGAAGCTGGTGCCCGGCGGTGACATCCCCGCCGAGGGCGTCACCGCGAAGGCCGACACCGGCGCCCTGCTCGGCACACTCGCGCAGAAGGAACGTCACTCCTACGGCGCGCAGTTCGCCGAGGTCGCCGTGGACGTCGCCACCGGCGAGGTACGCGTACGCCGCATGCTCGGCATCTTCGCCGCGGGCCGGATCATCAACCCGCTGACCGCGCGCAGCCAGCTGACCGGTGGCATGATCTGGGGCCTCTCCATGGCGCTGCACGAGGAGGCGGTCAGGGACCAGGCCACGGGCGCGCCGGTGGGCCCCGACCTCGCGGGCTACCACGTCGCCGCGCACGCCGACGTGCCGCACATCGAGGCCGACTGGGTGGACGACCCGGACCCCGACGACCCGGTCGGGATCAAGGGCATCGGCGAGATCGGCATCGTGGGCGCCGCGGCCGCGATCGCCAACGCCGTCTGGCACGCGACGGGCGTCCGCCACCGGAACCTGCCGATCCGCCCCGACCGCGTCATCGAGGACGGTGTGACCGAGGGCCGGGTGACCGCGACGGGCGGCGGCAGTGCTTGA
- a CDS encoding DNA-binding protein, translated as MTGTLQRLLALDATRGARAAVPAVREAVRSVPELSADPERLHGLDRELLAALAELCEVIGWILFDAGLHRPARRANARALALAELCGDRWTARLVFLNHSMLQAHTGRSRAALETASRVYGARALPSRVEALVLIRRAHAIALLGGDREPEALVSRARGRFLDGVSRHDPPWAWWIDDTELLGHQGWVLARLGRWDRAIPLLRRAATTPGGPAYRDLFGAELLAALAGAGAWREAEGVIADLAPRAARIASARTVGSLAATATLLRGSTTATPSLRDGAAHLLEVLGAPPPDVLSAPERRLSARP; from the coding sequence GTGACCGGCACCCTCCAGCGCCTCCTCGCCCTGGACGCCACCCGGGGAGCCCGCGCGGCCGTCCCCGCGGTGCGCGAGGCCGTGCGGTCCGTGCCCGAGCTGTCCGCCGACCCCGAGAGGCTGCACGGCCTGGACCGTGAACTGCTCGCGGCGCTGGCCGAGTTGTGCGAGGTCATCGGCTGGATCCTCTTCGACGCCGGACTCCACCGCCCCGCCCGCCGGGCGAACGCACGGGCGCTGGCCCTCGCGGAGCTGTGCGGCGACCGCTGGACGGCACGCCTCGTGTTCCTGAACCACAGCATGCTCCAGGCCCACACCGGCAGGTCCCGCGCGGCTCTGGAGACCGCTTCCCGGGTGTACGGAGCCCGTGCCCTCCCGTCCAGGGTCGAGGCCCTCGTCCTGATACGCCGGGCCCACGCCATCGCCCTGCTCGGCGGCGACCGCGAGCCCGAGGCGCTGGTCTCCCGGGCCCGCGGCCGCTTCCTGGACGGCGTCTCCCGCCACGACCCGCCCTGGGCCTGGTGGATCGACGACACCGAACTCCTCGGCCACCAGGGCTGGGTGCTGGCCCGGCTGGGCCGCTGGGACCGGGCGATCCCGCTCCTGCGCCGGGCCGCGACAACCCCCGGCGGCCCCGCCTACCGCGACCTGTTCGGCGCGGAACTGCTCGCGGCGCTCGCGGGGGCCGGGGCCTGGCGGGAGGCCGAGGGCGTCATCGCGGACCTCGCACCCCGCGCCGCCCGCATCGCCTCCGCTCGCACGGTCGGCTCGCTCGCCGCCACGGCGACCCTGCTGCGCGGCAGCACGACGGCCACCCCCTCATTGCGCGACGGGGCGGCGCACCTCCTGGAGGTGCTGGGCGCCCCGCCGCCCGACGTCCTCAGCGCCCCGGAGCGCCGGCTTTCAGCCCGTCCATGA
- a CDS encoding TetR/AcrR family transcriptional regulator, with product MGQHKDAPLRSDAQRNRERILEVALVELTRASDAPLSTIARKAGVGQGTFYRNFPNREALVLEVYRYEVQQVCDAACQLLHTRPPDQALREWMDRLVQYAMAKAGLADAIRRATSALGSLAGVGRGPLTHAVAVLLEANEKAGTIRPGVTPDDFLLAIAGLWQIDPHGEWQTRAGRLMDLVMDGLKAGAPGR from the coding sequence GTGGGGCAGCACAAGGACGCACCCTTGCGCTCGGACGCGCAGCGCAACCGCGAGCGCATCCTGGAAGTGGCCCTGGTGGAGCTGACGCGGGCGAGCGACGCGCCGTTGAGCACGATCGCGCGGAAGGCGGGCGTCGGGCAGGGGACGTTCTACCGCAACTTCCCCAATCGCGAGGCGCTCGTCCTGGAGGTCTACCGCTATGAGGTCCAGCAGGTCTGCGACGCCGCCTGCCAGCTGCTCCACACCCGGCCGCCCGACCAGGCCCTGCGGGAGTGGATGGACCGCCTCGTGCAGTACGCGATGGCCAAGGCGGGCCTCGCCGACGCCATACGCCGGGCGACCAGCGCGCTCGGCAGCCTGGCGGGGGTGGGCCGCGGCCCGTTGACGCACGCCGTGGCGGTCCTTTTGGAGGCGAACGAGAAAGCGGGCACCATCCGGCCCGGGGTGACCCCGGACGACTTCCTGCTCGCCATCGCCGGGCTGTGGCAGATCGATCCGCACGGCGAGTGGCAGACACGCGCGGGGCGCCTGATGGACCTCGTCATGGACGGGCTGAAAGCCGGCGCTCCGGGGCGCTGA
- a CDS encoding WD40/YVTN/BNR-like repeat-containing protein, with product MRRRLLHLVLAPLAGVVLLATAPASAAPPGPGDVYRPVRGPAAPAEYRYLQKTVPGEPIPRHAHENAAAQARELPTTGGRWKTLGPTNIGGRIVSLALDPKRADTLYAAAASGGIWRSTDAGRTFKSAWPDGWTQAMGAVATGPDGALYAGTGEPNPGGGSITYEGTGLYRSVDGGRHWRRIGLRDSGAISAITVDPRNPRRIYVAAAGSLYNGGGDRGVYRTENGGKTWRRILSGANEFTGATEIVVRGKRLYAVLWDHRRTPELRTYGGVGSGIFRSDDDGRSWRRLGGGLPERGPDVGRIGLAVAGEKAYAIVNRTGGPFEGFYASTDGGDSWRRTPADQKLTESQSTFGWWFGKVWTDPKDADHVQVAGVPLMTTKDGGATWSADDTSIHVDQHAMVWDPRRPGRVYLGNDGGVYRSDANGDGGWVKARHEPYTQLYSVAISPQDTGRISGGSQDNGSLRSWGGERFNEYLGGDGEENLINPTDINNVFACYQYGNCFRSTDGGDTLTYFADRTTYKRRNWFTPVVFDPKDTKVLYYGSEVVNRSTDGGATWRPISPDLSGGPGPDPLYTNYGTITSIAPAGDGRTVYAGTDDGRVWVTEDLGAHWTKLAEGRSWVTRVVVDPRDPDRVYTTHSAYRSGSNKAHVYGSSDGGRSWQDLSGNLPDAPVNDLVLGHGGRLHVGTDQGVFTSRSGGPTWSRLGQGMPAVPVDDIEYDAGHDRLVAATFGRGFYELATR from the coding sequence ATGCGAAGACGCCTGCTTCATCTGGTCCTCGCCCCGCTCGCGGGCGTAGTCCTCCTGGCAACCGCACCGGCGAGCGCGGCGCCGCCGGGGCCGGGCGACGTGTACCGCCCCGTCCGCGGGCCCGCCGCACCGGCCGAGTACCGCTATCTGCAGAAGACCGTGCCGGGAGAGCCGATCCCCCGGCACGCCCACGAGAACGCCGCCGCACAGGCACGCGAACTGCCCACCACCGGCGGACGGTGGAAGACCCTCGGCCCCACCAACATCGGCGGCCGGATCGTGTCGCTGGCCCTCGACCCGAAGCGGGCCGACACTCTGTACGCCGCCGCTGCCAGCGGCGGGATCTGGCGCAGCACGGACGCGGGGCGGACGTTCAAGTCCGCCTGGCCCGACGGCTGGACCCAGGCCATGGGCGCGGTCGCCACCGGCCCGGACGGCGCCCTGTACGCGGGCACCGGCGAGCCCAACCCCGGCGGCGGCAGCATCACGTACGAAGGCACCGGCCTCTACCGCAGCGTCGACGGCGGCCGGCACTGGCGGCGGATCGGCCTGCGCGACTCCGGCGCCATCAGCGCGATCACGGTCGACCCCCGCAACCCGCGCCGCATCTACGTGGCCGCGGCCGGTTCGCTCTACAACGGGGGCGGCGACCGCGGCGTTTACCGCACGGAGAACGGCGGCAAGACCTGGCGGCGGATCCTTTCCGGCGCCAACGAGTTCACCGGCGCCACCGAGATCGTCGTCCGGGGCAAGCGGCTGTACGCCGTACTGTGGGACCACCGCCGCACGCCCGAGCTGCGCACCTACGGCGGTGTGGGCTCGGGGATCTTCCGCAGTGACGACGACGGCAGGTCCTGGCGGCGGCTCGGCGGCGGGCTTCCCGAGCGGGGCCCGGACGTGGGGCGCATCGGCCTCGCCGTCGCGGGCGAGAAGGCGTACGCGATCGTCAACAGGACCGGCGGGCCCTTCGAGGGCTTCTACGCGTCCACCGACGGCGGCGACAGCTGGCGGCGCACCCCGGCCGACCAGAAGCTGACCGAGTCGCAGTCGACGTTCGGCTGGTGGTTCGGAAAGGTGTGGACCGACCCGAAGGACGCGGACCACGTACAGGTCGCGGGCGTGCCCCTGATGACCACGAAGGACGGCGGCGCCACCTGGAGCGCCGACGACACCAGCATCCACGTCGACCAGCACGCGATGGTGTGGGACCCGCGCAGGCCGGGCCGCGTCTACCTCGGCAACGACGGCGGCGTCTACCGCTCCGACGCGAACGGCGACGGCGGCTGGGTCAAGGCCAGGCACGAGCCGTACACCCAGCTCTACAGCGTGGCCATCAGCCCGCAGGACACCGGACGGATATCCGGCGGCTCCCAGGACAACGGTTCGCTGCGCTCCTGGGGCGGGGAGCGCTTCAACGAGTACCTCGGCGGGGACGGCGAGGAGAACCTGATCAACCCCACCGACATCAACAACGTCTTCGCCTGCTACCAGTACGGCAACTGCTTCCGCTCCACCGACGGCGGCGACACCCTGACGTACTTCGCGGACAGAACGACGTACAAGCGCCGCAACTGGTTCACGCCCGTCGTCTTCGACCCGAAGGACACGAAGGTCCTCTACTACGGCTCCGAGGTGGTGAACCGGTCCACCGACGGGGGCGCGACCTGGCGGCCCATCAGCCCCGACCTGTCCGGCGGGCCCGGTCCCGACCCGCTCTACACCAACTACGGCACGATCACGTCGATCGCGCCGGCGGGTGACGGCCGCACGGTCTACGCGGGCACCGACGACGGCCGGGTCTGGGTGACCGAGGACCTGGGCGCGCACTGGACGAAGCTGGCCGAGGGCCGCTCCTGGGTGACCCGCGTGGTGGTCGACCCACGCGATCCCGACCGCGTGTACACCACCCACTCCGCCTACCGCTCCGGATCCAACAAGGCACATGTGTACGGCAGTTCGGACGGCGGCAGGAGCTGGCAGGACCTCTCGGGCAATCTGCCGGACGCGCCCGTGAACGACCTCGTCCTCGGGCACGGCGGGCGGCTGCACGTCGGCACCGACCAGGGCGTGTTCACGTCCCGGTCCGGCGGGCCGACGTGGTCGCGGCTCGGGCAGGGCATGCCCGCGGTCCCGGTCGACGACATCGAGTACGACGCGGGGCACGACCGCCTGGTGGCGGCCACGTTCGGCAGGGGCTTCTACGAGCTGGCCACCCGCTGA
- a CDS encoding FAD binding domain-containing protein — MRDFGYQRAHDVPGAVALLGADPDARYLGGGTNLVDLMKTGVERPALLVDVRELPLDGIESTDDGGLRIGATVTNSDLAAHPEVRCRYPALAEAVLAGASGQLRNMATVGGNLLQRTRCGYFTDLSKPCNKRTPGSGCSAVRGEHHNHAILGATAHCVAIHPSDMGVALAAFDAVVTYETVDGPGQLPLAEFYLPVGDTPHLETALPPGALITGITLPPAPVAAHSRYRKVRERASYAFAIGSIAGALDVRDGVVHEVRVALGAVASRPWRARAAERALAGGPATAEAFAAAADAELAAAEPLSGNAYKVTLTRNLVVALLTELAEEATR, encoded by the coding sequence ATGAGGGACTTCGGATACCAGCGGGCGCACGACGTGCCCGGGGCGGTCGCCCTGCTCGGCGCCGACCCCGACGCCCGCTACCTCGGCGGCGGCACCAACCTCGTCGACCTGATGAAGACCGGCGTCGAACGGCCCGCGCTCCTCGTCGACGTACGCGAACTGCCCCTGGACGGCATCGAGTCCACCGACGACGGCGGACTGCGCATCGGGGCGACCGTCACCAACAGCGACCTCGCCGCCCACCCCGAAGTGCGGTGCCGCTACCCGGCGTTGGCCGAGGCCGTCCTCGCGGGCGCATCCGGCCAGCTGCGCAACATGGCGACCGTCGGCGGGAACCTGCTCCAGCGCACCCGGTGCGGCTACTTCACCGACCTGAGCAAACCGTGCAACAAGCGCACCCCCGGCAGTGGTTGCTCCGCCGTCCGGGGCGAGCACCACAACCACGCGATCCTCGGCGCCACCGCGCACTGCGTGGCCATCCACCCCTCCGACATGGGGGTAGCGCTCGCGGCCTTCGACGCCGTCGTCACCTACGAAACGGTCGATGGGCCGGGCCAGTTGCCGCTCGCCGAGTTCTATCTGCCGGTGGGGGACACCCCGCATCTGGAGACCGCGCTGCCGCCCGGCGCGCTCATCACCGGCATCACGCTGCCGCCCGCACCGGTCGCGGCCCACTCCCGCTACCGCAAGGTGCGCGAGCGTGCCTCGTACGCGTTCGCCATCGGCTCCATAGCCGGGGCGCTCGACGTCCGGGACGGTGTCGTGCACGAGGTGCGCGTCGCCCTCGGGGCGGTCGCGTCCCGGCCCTGGCGGGCGCGGGCGGCCGAGCGGGCCCTGGCCGGGGGCCCGGCGACCGCCGAGGCGTTCGCCGCCGCGGCGGACGCCGAACTGGCCGCGGCCGAGCCGCTGTCCGGCAACGCGTACAAGGTGACGCTCACGCGCAACCTCGTCGTGGCCCTGCTGACCGAACTCGCCGAGGAGGCCACCCGATGA